Proteins encoded within one genomic window of Candidatus Methylomirabilota bacterium:
- a CDS encoding oligopeptide/dipeptide ABC transporter ATP-binding protein: MSASAPLLELVDVARHFPVRSAFGRRVGWLRAVDGVSLQVHPGETLGLVGESGCGKSTLGKTVMGIYTPTAGEIRFAGREIGRLPRRARRAVAKHLQYVYQDPGASLDPRWKIRPLLHEPLIIHTTLTRPEREREVGTILAAVGLPDAHLDLYPHELSGGQQRRVGLARILTLRPRLVILDEPTSGLDVSVQASVLKLFRSLQQTFALTYVFISHDLSVVRAMCATIAVMYLGKIVEHGPTARVFEAPRHPYTQSLLAAVPRIGGRRVTQDFALEGEPPNPRDIPSGCRFRTRCPLAQARCAEEEPALRVVDGRAVACHFA; the protein is encoded by the coding sequence GTGAGTGCGTCCGCCCCGCTGCTGGAGCTGGTCGACGTCGCCCGCCACTTCCCGGTGCGCAGCGCCTTCGGCCGCCGCGTGGGCTGGCTGCGGGCCGTCGACGGCGTGTCGTTGCAGGTCCACCCGGGCGAGACCCTGGGCCTCGTCGGCGAGAGCGGCTGCGGCAAGTCGACGCTGGGCAAGACCGTGATGGGCATCTACACGCCGACCGCGGGCGAGATCCGCTTCGCCGGCCGCGAGATCGGGCGGCTGCCCCGCCGCGCGCGGCGTGCGGTCGCCAAACATCTACAGTACGTCTACCAGGACCCCGGCGCCTCGCTCGACCCGCGCTGGAAGATCCGGCCGCTGCTGCACGAGCCGCTGATCATCCACACCACGCTGACGCGTCCCGAGCGGGAGCGCGAGGTGGGCACGATCCTGGCCGCGGTGGGCCTGCCCGACGCGCACCTGGACCTCTATCCGCACGAGCTGTCCGGCGGCCAGCAGCGCCGCGTGGGCCTGGCGCGCATCCTGACCCTGCGGCCGCGCCTGGTGATCCTGGACGAGCCGACCTCGGGGCTCGACGTCTCGGTCCAGGCCAGCGTGCTCAAGCTCTTCCGGAGCCTGCAGCAGACGTTCGCGCTGACCTACGTGTTCATCTCGCACGATCTCTCGGTGGTGCGCGCGATGTGCGCGACCATCGCGGTGATGTACCTCGGCAAGATCGTCGAGCACGGCCCGACCGCGCGCGTGTTCGAAGCGCCGCGGCACCCGTACACGCAATCGCTGCTGGCCGCGGTGCCGCGCATCGGGGGGCGGCGGGTCACGCAGGACTTCGCGCTTGAGGGTGAGCCGCCGAACCCGCGCGACATTCCGAGCGGGTGCCGGTTTCGGACGCGGTGCCCGCTGGCGCAGGCGCGGTGTGCCGAGGAGGAGCCGGCGCTGCGGGTCGTGGACGGGCGCGCCGTCGCCTGCC